The genomic stretch TGTCGATTTCCCTGCCCATCAAATAGAAGAATCGTGACGTGGCCCACTCCGTATCGATGCGCAAAATCGGCACCACTGGTGGTGTTGATATCTGCAATGCGCCAAGCCGGTGGCTGCTCCATTTCGTTCAGCGCTTGTTCTGCATTTGCTTTGAGACGTTGGCACAGCGGGCAGCTGTGATCATGCACTTGTACCGCCACCGGCTGACCACTTCCCAGGATGCTCAAGTCTGATTCTTCTTGTGCCTTATGTTCGTTGGCGATTAGCCAAGCAATGGGGACCGCCAAGAAGGCGAGAAGGATGGCCGCTTTGCGCATCAGCGTGCGGAGTTTGATACCTTTCTTTAGCGGCTTGTTTGCCTTTGTTGACGTCTTCTTCATTTCTCTGTTAACCAGCCTTTTTCAATGCAAGCACGTAATTTAAGCCTTGCTCTATGTAAGATGACCCAGCAATTCGCTTCACTCAGCGAAAGTATTTGGCAAATTTCTTGCGTGGTGAGATCCATGAGTTCGCGCATCGTAAAAACACGGGCTGTATTTTCAGGAAGAGCGATTAAACAGGTATCTAACAATTGCCAGAAAGCCGCATTTTCTAAAATTTGATCAGGCTCACCCCAGGGCTGGGGCATACTGGCGGCTTGCCAGCGTCCGTTCTCTTTAAAAAGATTTTCAAAAGAGTCTTCGTCGCTATGCTCATCGTCTTGCCATGAAATGTAGCGGCGTTCGTATCGAATTCGTTCAAGAAGCTTATTTTTTAAAATTCCAAAAACCCATGTTTCAAAGGCAGATCGGCCACTGAAGGTGTCTTGTTTTTCAATAGCAGTGATCAGTGTATCTTGAACAATGTCTTCCGCTGATGTTTGGTCTCTTAATTGTAACCGCGCAAAAGAGAGAAGCCTGGGCCGCATAGAAGCAACATGCTCATCCATAGAGGAAAGCGTCATAGCAGTGTTTATTCCCTAACAGAGCGGTTAATGAATAGAGTTGTCTCGCTGATCTATGACATTGTAAACATGAATATGTGGTTCAATATTTGTGAAATTACCAATATCTTCAATCAGTTGATTACCTACTTGTGCGAAGGCAGCTTCGTACGCTTCTAGACTATCAAAGCCCAGATGTGTCATTAGATAATAGGGGGACTGTTCATTGGCACAACGATGGACACGCAAATATAAGAGACCATGCTGACTCAATAAGTGATTGACAAGGGGCGTATGCTTGTCTGCATAGTACACATCATCAAAAGTTAATGAATCACTATTTGGATACGCCACGACAACATCTATCATGCGTTTCTCCTTCTAGTTTATATTCAAAGTGGCCGCTATGGCGGCCACAGAGATTGATTTAAGCGTCAGCTGTCCAAGCAAGTGGCTTTAATTCTTCGTTAAGTGGCGTTCCAGCGACATGGTTCGTGTAGTTAGACAGCGTTTTTAACGCACAGGCAATGACCAGTTCTAAAATCTGCTGGTGCGAAAAGCCCGCTTCTAAAAAGGCATCGATTTCCGTCTGTTCTGCCCAGCCGCGTTGTGCGTTTAGGTGGCGAGCAAAACGGGTTACCGCCGCAATTTTTGCGTCGTTGGGTGTCTTGCGTGAACGTAAATCTTTAATCACTGCATCATCAGCGCCTGCTTTTTTGATACCGCCCGTATGAGCTGCGACACAAAAAGAGCATTGGTTATCAGCACTGATGGCTAGCAAAGCCGCTTGTTGCTCGACAGGGCTCAAGCTTGTTTTGGCATAGATGCCATCAAGCGTGAGGTAGGCTTCCAGCAGGGTAGGAGCTTCTGCCATCTTGGCAAAAATGTTGGGCAAAAAGCCCATTTTTTTCTCGGCAGCCTGCAAGTTAGCTTGGGCAGCTTCAGGAGCACTATCCGTGGTGTGAAGCGGAAAATCAGCCATTACAACCTCCTTCTGTACGATAAATAAATCGATGAAGGCATCACGCAAGGCGTCATGCCTGAACGCTGTAAGATTATGGAACAATCGGTTCAAAAATGACAATACTCTTTTTTTGAGTGACGTGTGTAAGGATGTTTATGGCCTGATCACAGACAAAAGCAAGCCCCAATAACAATCTTATCGACAGGTGATCGCTATGCGCCTAGATCGTGATCTACGAAGCCAATTGCTTGGCCGTCTGCATAAACAGCTTTGCTACTCTGCCCCAGCCATTGCCTTGGTAGCAGGCGGCGTCATGTTCCAAACATTCACGGCGCAACAAACCGTTTTGGCAGAAGAAGTGTCATCTACGAGCGTCATGTTGGCGAGCAACCACCGCTCGGCGGAGGCAAGTCCCGAGGCGGGTAGCGAAGCCGAGGCAGAAGGTGAAGCAGAAGCAGAGGGGGAAGCCGAAGCAGAAGCCGAAGCCGAAGCAGAAGGGGAAGCAGAAGCAGCCTCACACCCTAAAGCAGCGTTGGTGAGAAGGCCTGACGGCTATAAGCCGCAGTATGATGAGCG from Halomonas meridiana encodes the following:
- a CDS encoding thioredoxin domain-containing protein, whose amino-acid sequence is MKKTSTKANKPLKKGIKLRTLMRKAAILLAFLAVPIAWLIANEHKAQEESDLSILGSGQPVAVQVHDHSCPLCQRLKANAEQALNEMEQPPAWRIADINTTSGADFAHRYGVGHVTILLFDGQGNRQQTIEGVTSSRDLRGAFEELMR
- a CDS encoding sigma-70 family RNA polymerase sigma factor codes for the protein MTLSSMDEHVASMRPRLLSFARLQLRDQTSAEDIVQDTLITAIEKQDTFSGRSAFETWVFGILKNKLLERIRYERRYISWQDDEHSDEDSFENLFKENGRWQAASMPQPWGEPDQILENAAFWQLLDTCLIALPENTARVFTMRELMDLTTQEICQILSLSEANCWVILHRARLKLRACIEKGWLTEK
- a CDS encoding carboxymuconolactone decarboxylase family protein, which codes for MADFPLHTTDSAPEAAQANLQAAEKKMGFLPNIFAKMAEAPTLLEAYLTLDGIYAKTSLSPVEQQAALLAISADNQCSFCVAAHTGGIKKAGADDAVIKDLRSRKTPNDAKIAAVTRFARHLNAQRGWAEQTEIDAFLEAGFSHQQILELVIACALKTLSNYTNHVAGTPLNEELKPLAWTADA
- a CDS encoding EthD family reductase, giving the protein MIDVVVAYPNSDSLTFDDVYYADKHTPLVNHLLSQHGLLYLRVHRCANEQSPYYLMTHLGFDSLEAYEAAFAQVGNQLIEDIGNFTNIEPHIHVYNVIDQRDNSIH